Proteins from one Malaya genurostris strain Urasoe2022 chromosome 2, Malgen_1.1, whole genome shotgun sequence genomic window:
- the LOC131427305 gene encoding transmembrane inner ear expressed protein: MDQEAEAIFEQETTFGLRVWQLLFLCLGTVLGVVIMCCCCIRFRIPRTKQEIEADYHRKKLTRKFRERLDCLNNTEIDEMDLMKALDRVREQFLSEKEGMDIKETEENNDNYSNKGIRQCV, encoded by the exons ATGGACCAGGAGGCCGAAGCCATTTTCGAACAGGAAACAACGTTTGGACTGCGAGTGTGGCAACTATTGTTCCTCTGCCTCGGAACGGTGCTGGGAGTAGTGATAATGTGTTGCTGTTGCATACGGTTCCGAATACCGCGTACCAAACAGGAAATAGAAGCAGATTACCATCGAAAGAAGTTAACCAGAAAATTTCGGGAACGATTGGACTGTTTGAACAATACCGAAATCGATGAGATGGACCTGATGAAAG CTTTGGATCGAGTGCGTGAACAGTTTCTATCCGAAAAAGAAGGGATGGATATCAAGGAAACCGAAGAAAACAACGATAATTATTCGAATAAAGGAATACGTCAATGTGTTTAA